In Antechinus flavipes isolate AdamAnt ecotype Samford, QLD, Australia chromosome 6, AdamAnt_v2, whole genome shotgun sequence, the sequence CGAGGCCGCCCGGAGGCAGGAGGGCGGCGGGCTGAGAATGCGGAGCCGGGGGGCAGAGAACTGGGGGTTCAGAGCTGGGGGCTCCTCGGACGCAGACGCCCTGGTGCAGAGCCTCTGGCTCCCGGCCCCCTCAGTAGCGGGACAGGCGGCACATGTCGCACTGGCAGGCCCGGGCCGTGAAGATCTCCAGCTGCTCCCGCCGGTCCCCAGGGCACTGCAGCTCCACCTTCACCTGGGCGGGGGAGAGCGGGGGTTCCTCCTGGCCCCTCTGCGGGTGCCCCCGTCCCCCGGGCCCCCCCCCGGCCCGGCCCCGACCTTCTGCAGGCGGCTGATGGTGCAGCACCGGGACACGGAGGTGATGTTGTGCTGGAAGCCGCTGGCTGCCCGCACCGAGTGGCGGGAGGGGAAGGCGCTGGACTCGCAGTAGCCCACGCAGGCCTGAGCCACGTGGGAGCCCCGGCAGGGCCCCTGGCGCTCGCTCCGCACGGTCACGTTGATGGCTGGAAGGCCGGAGGGGACCGTGGAGGACGCTGCTGCTCCGGGCCGGGCCCCCCAGTCCCGAGgctgcccccccccccggccTCCCGAGCCTCCTGTCCCCGGGGGCTTCTCCCCCAGCACCAGTCACCCCCCAGTACTCACGGTGCAGGAAGCAGCCCGGGACCCCGGCCTCCTGGCCCCGGGCCCCCGCGGCCACCAGGAGCAGCAGGGGCAAGAGCAAGGTCTTGGGGAGGGCCATGTTGGGGGGGTCTGAAGCAGCCTGGGCAGGGGGGAGTGTGTGTGCTGGGGATCTCTGACTGGAGCCACAGGCTGGCCATCCCCAGCCCTCCTTGCCCCCACTCAGTGCCCCCGGTCCCCAGCCCTCCTTGCCCCCACTCGGTGCCCCTGGTCCCCGAGCCCCCTTACCCACATTTGGTGCCCCTGGTCCCTCGCCCCCCTTGTCCTCAGTCCCCCGTCCTCCTTGCCCCTGGTCCCCGAGCCCCCCTCACCCACACTTGGTGCCCCCGTCCCCCGTCCTCCTTGTCCCTGGTCCCCCTTGCCCCCACTCGGTGCCCCTGGTCCCCCGCCCCCCTTGTCCTCAGTCCCCCGTCCTCCTTGCCCCTGGTCCCTGAGCCCCCCTTGCCCGCATTTGGTGCCCCTGGTCCCCCGCCCTCCTTGTCCCTGGCCCCTCTTGCCCGCACTCAGTGCCCTCAGTCCCCAGCCCGGCTCTGTCCCTCCAGGCCTTCTCACCACTTTGGGGTCACTGACGCCGGCTTGGGGGGCAAGGCCCGGGTCCTTCCTCCCGTGGGTCTCTGGCCCGGGCTCCGCTCTCCAGCTTTTATCCCTCCCTGGCTTTGGGGCCACACCCTCCGGCTGGATCGGCTTTCaccacccccaccccttcccccctgAAAGCCTCTGGGGGAACTCCCACCAGGGAGGGGCCCTTGTCTCCCTTCCCCTGGGCCCCCCCAGCCGGGAGGGAGCCCTGGGTCTGTGGGGCAGTGGGGTTCCCAGCCCCCTCCTCGATAAGCTAAGTGGGAAGCGGAGGTACAGGTGGGGCGAGTTCCGCGGGCCCAGGGAAGGAGGGAACGTTGACTGTGCAGGATGCCCCCCGACCCCCCCCCATGGGGAGCTGGAGGGGGGAGAAGGCGCGAGACGGGCTAAGAGTTCTGAGTCA encodes:
- the GPHA2 gene encoding glycoprotein hormone alpha-2 — its product is MALPKTLLLPLLLLVAAGARGQEAGVPGCFLHPINVTVRSERQGPCRGSHVAQACVGYCESSAFPSRHSVRAASGFQHNITSVSRCCTISRLQKVKVELQCPGDRREQLEIFTARACQCDMCRLSRY